From the genome of Hyalangium gracile, one region includes:
- a CDS encoding CBM96 family carbohydrate-binding protein, whose amino-acid sequence MRWAVCTATVGVLAGCGEELPEAAPPEPLEATRQELAETRVFTPVADARVEGTTPTGNYGSSSVLKVDGSPQYASFLRFELSGLSGTIASAKLRLYSTDATVNGPAVYTTGSSWQESTITFQNKPATQTLLSTASTVAANAWVEWDVTAAVQGNGAVNLAVVPTGTDGTVFSSRNTSNTSVHPQLVVTLNTGTPPTGSDWTFHGAAQGGPRTVYGVSADEGGNIWVAGGEEGLFVLQRGQTQFRRFTMADGLRPYGYMLDGSAPPGVKYLKVISVTGGPAGVAFVGYEGRKPAAGMPTCEDEWDQAYAAGRTPDASIYKSGDADRVTLTSSGSIQVVHYDLSTGPNKVAAEPRGREKVCNVLRIAYDPRTKSVWFGGNHGFAWGRADFPGYSCAPGTWDYGCAGVMEHVHPAINGYNSDGTRMVLLTDAYYGVAVASNSDVWIGGAIRSTRFRYGTNGNNYWQAQVETEGSAYAWNRYDIWPDAVSEPTPPTRAQRVDDHVSGMAVMSDQTVWVGSFSNGLAQLSSSGQRLRTLSTELIDGHGYVSSIAGDPLDNSVWAGTSWGGGISRVQGSTVTKYGSGVLPSALLYMRVTDIQVDRSTTPRRILIGFQGTDSTPGSIGIYTGQ is encoded by the coding sequence ATGAGGTGGGCGGTGTGCACCGCGACGGTGGGCGTGCTGGCAGGCTGCGGCGAGGAGCTCCCGGAGGCGGCGCCGCCGGAGCCGCTCGAGGCGACGCGGCAGGAGCTCGCGGAGACGCGGGTGTTCACCCCGGTGGCGGACGCCCGTGTCGAGGGCACGACGCCGACGGGGAACTACGGGAGCTCCAGCGTCCTCAAGGTGGATGGCTCGCCGCAGTACGCGTCCTTCCTGCGCTTCGAGCTGAGCGGGCTGAGCGGCACCATCGCCAGCGCGAAGCTCCGGCTCTACTCGACGGACGCCACGGTGAACGGCCCGGCCGTCTACACCACGGGCTCCTCGTGGCAGGAGAGCACGATCACCTTCCAGAACAAGCCCGCGACGCAGACGCTGCTGTCCACCGCGAGCACGGTGGCGGCGAACGCCTGGGTCGAGTGGGACGTGACGGCGGCCGTCCAGGGCAACGGCGCGGTGAACCTCGCGGTGGTGCCCACGGGCACGGATGGCACCGTGTTCTCCTCGCGCAACACCTCCAATACCTCCGTGCACCCGCAGCTCGTCGTGACGCTGAACACGGGCACGCCTCCCACGGGCAGTGACTGGACGTTCCACGGCGCGGCGCAGGGCGGCCCTCGGACCGTGTACGGCGTGAGCGCCGACGAGGGGGGCAACATCTGGGTGGCGGGCGGCGAAGAGGGGCTGTTCGTGCTCCAGAGGGGGCAGACGCAGTTCCGCCGCTTCACCATGGCGGACGGCCTGCGGCCCTACGGCTACATGCTGGATGGGAGCGCGCCTCCGGGGGTGAAGTACCTGAAGGTCATCTCCGTGACGGGAGGCCCGGCGGGCGTGGCCTTCGTGGGCTACGAGGGCCGCAAGCCAGCGGCGGGCATGCCCACCTGCGAGGACGAGTGGGACCAGGCCTACGCGGCGGGCCGCACTCCGGACGCGAGCATCTACAAGAGCGGCGACGCGGATCGGGTGACGCTCACCTCCTCGGGCAGCATCCAGGTGGTGCACTACGATCTCTCCACGGGCCCCAACAAGGTCGCCGCCGAGCCGCGCGGCCGGGAGAAGGTCTGCAACGTCCTGCGCATCGCCTACGATCCGCGGACGAAGAGCGTCTGGTTCGGCGGCAACCATGGCTTCGCCTGGGGCCGCGCGGACTTCCCGGGCTACAGCTGCGCGCCCGGGACGTGGGACTACGGCTGCGCCGGAGTGATGGAGCACGTGCACCCGGCCATCAATGGCTACAACTCGGACGGCACGCGCATGGTGCTGCTCACGGACGCGTACTACGGCGTCGCGGTGGCCTCCAACAGCGACGTCTGGATTGGCGGGGCCATCCGCTCGACGCGGTTCCGCTACGGCACCAACGGCAACAACTACTGGCAGGCGCAGGTGGAGACGGAGGGCAGCGCCTACGCGTGGAACCGGTATGACATCTGGCCGGACGCCGTCTCGGAGCCGACGCCGCCCACCCGGGCGCAGCGCGTGGATGACCACGTGTCGGGCATGGCGGTGATGAGTGACCAGACGGTGTGGGTGGGCAGCTTCAGCAACGGCCTGGCGCAGCTCAGCTCGAGTGGACAGCGGCTGCGCACCCTGTCCACCGAGCTCATCGATGGGCACGGGTATGTCTCCTCGATCGCGGGAGATCCGCTCGACAACAGCGTGTGGGCGGGCACGTCCTGGGGCGGAGGCATCAGCCGCGTGCAGGGCAGCACGGTGACGAAGTACGGCAGCGGCGTGCTCCCCAGTGCGCTGCTCTACATGCGCGTCACGGACATCCAGGTGGACCGCTCGACGACTCCGCGCCGCATCCTGATCGGGTTCCAGGGGACGGACAGCACGCCGGGCTCCATCGGCATCTACACCGGGCAGTAG
- a CDS encoding class I SAM-dependent methyltransferase has translation MEELLVQAVSAGAGRRVLDIGCGTGSTTLAVARLLGAQGRCTGIDISAPMITAARARAEREGTPASFIIANAQTHAFEPASFDMIISRFGVMFFDDSVQAFANLRRASEENAELRFIAWRGPSENPFMTTAERAAAPLLPNLPARRPDGPGQFAFADQRRVSRILEESGWAGIDIRPLDVACTLPEKELVRYLTRLGPVGMILHEADERTRTQLIETVRAAFEPYVQGADVRFTAACWMVAARAPSASRGEG, from the coding sequence ATGGAAGAGCTGCTCGTCCAGGCGGTCTCCGCTGGAGCTGGTCGCCGGGTGCTCGACATAGGCTGCGGTACGGGCAGCACGACGCTCGCCGTCGCGCGGTTGCTGGGCGCGCAGGGCCGCTGCACCGGTATCGACATCTCGGCTCCGATGATCACCGCCGCCAGAGCTCGCGCCGAACGGGAAGGTACGCCGGCAAGCTTCATCATCGCCAACGCGCAGACCCATGCCTTCGAGCCCGCGAGCTTCGACATGATCATCTCGCGCTTCGGCGTCATGTTCTTCGACGACTCCGTCCAGGCCTTCGCGAACCTGAGGCGAGCCTCGGAGGAGAACGCCGAGCTGCGGTTCATCGCCTGGAGGGGCCCTTCGGAGAATCCGTTCATGACGACGGCCGAGCGCGCCGCGGCACCGCTCCTTCCGAACCTTCCTGCTCGCCGGCCGGACGGTCCGGGGCAGTTCGCCTTCGCGGACCAGCGCCGCGTCTCCCGCATTCTGGAGGAGAGCGGCTGGGCCGGGATCGACATCCGGCCGCTCGATGTTGCCTGTACCCTGCCCGAGAAGGAGCTGGTCCGGTACCTGACGCGGCTCGGTCCTGTCGGAATGATCCTTCACGAGGCGGATGAGCGGACTCGCACCCAGCTCATCGAAACGGTCCGCGCCGCTTTCGAGCCCTATGTGCAGGGAGCGGACGTCCGCTTCACCGCTGCTTGCTGGATGGTCGCTGCCCGAGCGCCGTCCGCGTCACGCGGCGAAGGATGA
- a CDS encoding penicillin acylase family protein, producing the protein MRIVRRILIGLGVLIMAAAIGLATWEPLLTARPAPPPAHPYDVTITRDDFGVPHILGKTDPDVAYGIAYAHAEDDFSTLQEVLAMTRGRLGALIGPDGAKTDFVVHLLGARATVARDYMKQPADVRALLDGYASGLNRYAETHPDEVRLSRLFPVTGEDVATGFVVRSPFFFGLEGVLGALAGDKPLPIESAASPRPEAPAGTPLGSESNQSGSNAFVVAPKRSADGFTRLVSNSHQPWRGGAAWYELVVHSQAGWDFAGALLPGAPYPLMGHNKALGWTNTVNRPDLIDVYKLVTDDDRYRYDDQWRQLETQRVWLPVKLWGPFVLPVPRTVYRAVQGPVIVNKSGSYALRYGGADQLKMVEAYYRLNRATDFNQWQAALALQGIPGTNFLYADAAGNIAFFYNASFPNRKPGFDYSKVLPGDTSSAYEPGTVPWSMVPRNVNPASGFLINGNNSPYQSAGPGSELPPQPPLLGVETDTTNRGDRALELMSAVPLISEEDLKRIKFDTGVAKSGYLEAWFKELLAVEPRGDELLVQARDLLSRWDWNWDGQGPADSLAFSILRSQHRFHYERKPKPDPRAVMTEAAGYLRKHFGKLDVPLGELIRLRQGKLDLPMDGGPDSLRAATSYDEAPDGRLAIRHGDSFILFVTWDKAGKVRSESVQPFGSASTRPDSPHYTDQAQLFVQHRFKPVWFDPAELQAHAERSYRP; encoded by the coding sequence ATGCGGATCGTTCGGAGAATCCTGATCGGACTGGGCGTGCTGATCATGGCCGCCGCGATCGGGCTCGCCACCTGGGAGCCGCTGCTCACCGCCCGCCCTGCCCCGCCACCCGCGCACCCGTACGACGTGACGATCACCCGCGACGATTTCGGCGTGCCGCACATCCTCGGCAAGACGGATCCCGACGTCGCCTATGGCATCGCCTATGCCCATGCCGAGGATGACTTCTCGACGCTGCAGGAAGTGCTGGCGATGACCCGCGGCCGGCTCGGCGCGCTCATCGGGCCGGATGGAGCCAAGACGGATTTCGTCGTCCACCTGCTCGGAGCCCGTGCCACGGTCGCGCGCGATTACATGAAGCAGCCCGCGGACGTTCGCGCGTTGCTCGATGGCTACGCCTCGGGCCTCAACCGCTATGCCGAGACGCATCCGGACGAGGTGCGGCTGTCCAGGCTGTTCCCGGTCACTGGCGAGGATGTCGCGACCGGCTTCGTCGTCCGCTCGCCCTTCTTCTTCGGGCTCGAGGGCGTGCTCGGTGCGCTCGCCGGAGACAAGCCGCTGCCGATCGAAAGCGCCGCCAGCCCGCGGCCTGAAGCGCCTGCCGGCACGCCGCTCGGCTCCGAATCGAACCAGTCCGGCTCCAACGCCTTCGTCGTCGCGCCCAAGCGCTCGGCGGATGGCTTCACCCGGCTCGTCTCGAACTCGCACCAGCCCTGGCGCGGCGGCGCGGCGTGGTACGAGCTCGTCGTCCATTCACAGGCTGGCTGGGATTTCGCTGGCGCGCTGCTCCCCGGCGCCCCCTACCCGCTGATGGGGCACAACAAGGCGCTCGGCTGGACCAACACCGTCAACCGTCCCGACCTGATCGACGTCTACAAGCTCGTCACCGACGACGACCGCTATCGCTATGACGACCAGTGGCGACAGTTGGAGACACAGCGCGTCTGGCTGCCGGTCAAGCTCTGGGGCCCGTTCGTGCTGCCGGTGCCCAGGACGGTCTATCGCGCGGTGCAGGGGCCGGTGATCGTCAACAAGAGCGGCAGCTACGCGCTCCGCTATGGCGGCGCCGATCAGCTCAAGATGGTGGAGGCGTATTACCGGCTCAACCGAGCCACGGATTTCAACCAGTGGCAGGCGGCGCTGGCGCTGCAGGGCATTCCCGGCACCAACTTCCTCTATGCCGACGCGGCCGGCAACATCGCCTTCTTCTACAATGCCAGCTTCCCCAACCGGAAGCCGGGCTTCGACTATTCGAAGGTGCTGCCGGGCGACACCTCGAGCGCTTATGAGCCAGGCACCGTTCCGTGGAGCATGGTCCCGCGCAACGTGAACCCGGCCTCGGGCTTCCTGATCAACGGCAACAACTCCCCTTACCAGTCGGCGGGGCCAGGATCGGAGCTCCCGCCCCAGCCACCCTTGCTCGGCGTCGAGACGGACACCACCAATCGAGGCGACCGCGCGCTGGAGCTGATGAGCGCCGTGCCATTGATCTCCGAGGAGGACCTGAAGCGGATCAAGTTCGACACCGGCGTCGCCAAGAGCGGCTATCTGGAGGCGTGGTTCAAGGAGCTGCTCGCTGTCGAACCCCGTGGCGACGAGCTGCTCGTGCAAGCGCGCGATCTGCTCTCCAGGTGGGACTGGAACTGGGACGGCCAGGGCCCCGCCGACTCGCTCGCTTTCTCGATCCTGCGCTCGCAGCATCGCTTCCATTACGAGCGCAAGCCCAAGCCCGATCCGCGCGCGGTGATGACCGAGGCGGCGGGCTATCTGCGGAAGCACTTCGGCAAGCTCGACGTGCCGCTCGGCGAGCTGATCCGCCTGCGTCAGGGCAAGCTCGATCTGCCCATGGACGGCGGTCCGGATTCGCTCCGCGCCGCGACCAGCTATGACGAGGCGCCCGACGGACGCCTGGCGATCCGCCACGGAGACAGCTTCATCCTGTTCGTGACGTGGGACAAGGCGGGCAAGGTGCGCTCGGAATCGGTCCAACCGTTCGGCTCGGCCAGCACGCGGCCGGATTCACCGCATTACACCGATCAGGCGCAGCTCTTCGTGCAGCACCGCTTCAAGCCGGTGTGGTTCGACCCGGCGGAGCTGCAGGCGCACGCCGAGCGGAGCTACCGGCCGTAA
- a CDS encoding DUF1592 domain-containing protein, which produces MQVIRRLNRTEYTNTVRELLGPGATTAQVLPADDQVDGYDNNAQVLGISPLLLEKYALAAEDLVTSALASTNAEGRARLLTCDFSGANEGPCAKQILSRFGRKAWRRPLTEEDVGRLLALVQESRAAGDAFEVALGVGLQAILTSPHFLFRVELNPAVGLPDTQPLTTFELATRLSYLLWSGPPDEALLAAAESGALREDTELERQTRRMLAEPRAAALVDNFASQWLRTRQLALTQPSPALYPTFETRQLGPAMAQETALVFAELLQGDRSILDLVDADFTYVNAALAAHYGIPGTFDPSRFTRVTLSADSHRRGILTHGSILALNATPTRNSTVKRGKWVLGRLLCQEPPPPPPSVPQLPTGPTSAGSLRQRMEQHVSDPACSGCHVKMDPIGFALEHYDAIGAWRMMDGAFAIDARGTLPDGRSFNGAIDLASTLKQDPDLPGCVVRHLFTYALGRQPEYADEAALARLTQSFQEKGYRMRELLVQLVLSPSFRMRRAQEALQ; this is translated from the coding sequence GTGCAGGTCATCCGTCGGCTCAACCGGACGGAATACACGAACACGGTGAGGGAGCTGCTGGGCCCGGGCGCCACCACCGCGCAGGTGCTGCCGGCCGACGATCAGGTGGACGGCTACGACAACAACGCCCAGGTGCTGGGCATCAGCCCCCTGCTGCTGGAGAAGTACGCGCTGGCGGCGGAGGATCTGGTGACGTCGGCGCTGGCCTCCACCAACGCGGAGGGGCGGGCGAGGCTGCTCACCTGTGACTTCTCGGGAGCGAACGAGGGGCCGTGCGCGAAGCAGATCCTCTCTCGCTTCGGGCGCAAGGCGTGGCGCCGGCCGCTGACCGAGGAGGACGTGGGCCGGCTGCTCGCGCTGGTGCAGGAGAGCCGCGCGGCGGGCGACGCCTTCGAGGTGGCGCTGGGCGTGGGGCTGCAGGCCATCCTCACCTCGCCGCACTTCCTCTTCCGCGTGGAGCTCAATCCGGCCGTCGGGCTGCCGGACACGCAGCCGCTCACCACCTTCGAGCTGGCCACGCGGCTGTCCTATCTCCTCTGGAGCGGCCCGCCGGACGAGGCGCTGCTGGCGGCGGCGGAGAGCGGAGCGCTGCGGGAGGACACGGAGCTGGAGCGGCAGACGCGGCGGATGCTCGCGGAGCCGCGCGCGGCGGCGCTGGTGGACAACTTCGCCAGCCAGTGGCTGCGCACGCGGCAGCTCGCCCTGACGCAGCCCTCCCCTGCCCTGTACCCCACCTTCGAGACGCGTCAGCTGGGCCCGGCCATGGCCCAGGAGACGGCGCTCGTGTTCGCCGAGCTGCTGCAGGGCGACCGCAGCATCCTGGATCTGGTGGACGCGGACTTCACGTACGTGAACGCGGCGCTGGCGGCCCACTACGGCATCCCCGGCACCTTCGACCCGAGCCGCTTCACGCGCGTGACGCTCTCCGCGGACAGCCACCGGCGCGGCATCCTCACCCACGGCAGCATCCTGGCGCTGAACGCGACGCCCACGCGCAACTCGACGGTGAAGCGCGGCAAGTGGGTGCTGGGCCGGCTGCTGTGCCAGGAGCCGCCTCCGCCTCCGCCGAGCGTGCCGCAGCTGCCCACGGGGCCCACCTCAGCGGGCTCGCTGCGCCAGCGCATGGAGCAGCACGTGAGCGATCCGGCGTGCTCCGGCTGCCACGTGAAGATGGACCCCATCGGCTTCGCGCTCGAGCACTACGACGCCATCGGCGCCTGGCGGATGATGGACGGCGCCTTCGCCATCGACGCGCGGGGCACGCTGCCGGATGGCCGCTCCTTCAACGGCGCGATCGATCTGGCCAGCACGCTAAAGCAGGATCCGGATCTTCCCGGGTGCGTCGTGCGCCACCTCTTCACCTACGCGCTGGGCCGGCAGCCCGAGTACGCGGACGAGGCGGCGCTGGCGCGGCTCACGCAGTCCTTCCAGGAGAAGGGCTATCGGATGCGGGAGCTGCTGGTCCAGCTGGTGCTCAGTCCTTCCTTCCGGATGCGCCGTGCGCAGGAGGCCCTGCAATGA
- a CDS encoding 5-oxoprolinase subunit PxpA, giving the protein MLEDIEQVETMDCLLNIDLGELPDEDEQLYALAHVANIACGGHAGDDASIRQALERCARHGTRAGAHPSYVDREGFGRRALDVTPEVLRAQIVEQCARLAAQARTLGVPLEFAKPHGALYHSANREPALARAVVSAVKEVLGAQVIVVGPGAGALREAARESGLPYAREGFADRGTLPDGTLVPRGQPGAVITDPRVARENAVRLARGGTIDTLCVHGDTPGAVAVAREVRAALDALEPVQGEHKR; this is encoded by the coding sequence ATGCTCGAAGACATCGAACAGGTGGAGACCATGGACTGTCTGCTCAACATCGATCTCGGCGAGCTGCCCGATGAGGACGAGCAGCTCTATGCGCTCGCCCATGTGGCCAACATCGCCTGTGGCGGCCACGCGGGAGACGACGCCTCCATCCGCCAGGCCCTGGAGCGGTGCGCGCGGCATGGCACCCGGGCCGGGGCCCACCCCTCCTATGTCGATCGCGAGGGCTTCGGACGGCGGGCCCTGGACGTGACGCCGGAGGTGCTACGCGCCCAGATCGTCGAGCAGTGCGCCCGGCTCGCCGCCCAGGCCAGGACGCTCGGTGTCCCTCTGGAGTTCGCCAAGCCGCATGGAGCGCTCTACCACTCGGCGAACCGGGAGCCGGCGCTGGCTCGGGCGGTGGTCTCCGCGGTGAAGGAGGTGCTCGGCGCCCAGGTCATCGTCGTCGGCCCGGGCGCGGGGGCGCTGCGCGAGGCCGCCCGGGAGTCAGGGCTCCCCTACGCGCGCGAGGGCTTCGCCGATCGAGGCACGCTGCCAGATGGGACACTCGTGCCCCGCGGGCAGCCCGGCGCCGTCATCACCGATCCCCGTGTGGCCCGGGAGAACGCGGTCCGCCTGGCCCGGGGAGGCACCATCGACACGCTCTGCGTTCACGGTGATACACCCGGGGCGGTGGCCGTGGCCCGCGAGGTCCGAGCGGCGCTCGACGCACTGGAGCCCGTTCAGGGTGAGCATAAACGTTGA
- a CDS encoding Ca2+-dependent phosphoinositide-specific phospholipase C yields the protein MPLRLALLLALGVLFASTSVHAQPAYNELRQKSSHNSYQRHEALLDQLVYHRIRSIELDIHTGKDGRSKMTGDWFVYHDDGEPETTYHRLSDCLAELRAFNAANPRHEVVTVWIDLKDDFEGTRMPQDLDALLIRSLPPDSIFTPEEVMERCPGVSSLQAALTGACTWPTHEELRGRFIFALTGGSATASKLGTYAPDGATALTRQGFIAPDLRTFTDISARQHVVFFNMENAYSFLATHVHLANFIGRVWGVNDSNSWTNASAFNAHHIATDKVNYHVDPWAVTHNSRGWPFQCLEGWPCGSNQELVDVIGTEVDSGDIWSGSDSFFFAHESNSAVTTTTWTTSVSTPNSHVEEWGKACLMARAGTAANARYFAVCRASDNHKLRIQYRTATGGASSSAEVDIVAPDTVDQESLTFIRLTVQYDGTQTCATGHGSQNGSTWMFIGSKCISGLLGNQGLAVSSHGSGRVKLLFSNVKRGSTLYRAANFPNRTAIGGASSSRIFDGFF from the coding sequence ATGCCGCTTCGCCTTGCCCTCCTCCTCGCGCTGGGCGTGCTGTTCGCGTCCACCTCGGTGCACGCGCAGCCCGCGTACAACGAGCTGCGCCAGAAGTCGTCGCACAACTCGTACCAGCGTCACGAGGCGCTGCTCGATCAGCTCGTCTACCACCGCATCCGCTCCATCGAGCTGGACATCCACACCGGCAAGGACGGCCGGTCCAAGATGACGGGCGACTGGTTCGTCTACCACGACGACGGAGAGCCGGAGACCACGTACCACCGGCTCTCGGACTGCCTGGCCGAGCTGCGGGCCTTCAACGCGGCCAACCCCAGGCATGAAGTGGTGACGGTGTGGATCGATCTCAAGGATGACTTCGAGGGCACCCGGATGCCGCAGGATCTGGATGCCCTGCTCATCAGGAGCCTGCCGCCTGACTCCATCTTCACGCCCGAGGAAGTGATGGAGAGGTGCCCGGGCGTGAGCAGCCTCCAGGCGGCGCTGACGGGTGCCTGCACCTGGCCCACCCACGAGGAGCTGCGTGGCCGGTTCATCTTCGCCCTCACGGGTGGAAGCGCAACCGCCAGCAAGCTGGGCACCTATGCCCCCGACGGCGCCACCGCGCTCACGCGCCAGGGCTTCATCGCGCCGGACCTGAGGACCTTCACGGACATCAGCGCCCGGCAGCACGTGGTCTTCTTCAACATGGAGAACGCCTACTCCTTCCTGGCCACCCACGTGCACCTGGCCAACTTCATCGGCCGAGTGTGGGGCGTGAACGACTCGAACAGCTGGACCAACGCGTCGGCCTTCAACGCCCACCACATCGCCACGGACAAGGTGAACTACCACGTCGATCCGTGGGCGGTGACGCACAACAGCCGCGGCTGGCCCTTCCAGTGCCTGGAGGGCTGGCCCTGCGGGAGCAACCAGGAGCTGGTGGATGTCATCGGCACGGAGGTGGACTCGGGGGACATCTGGAGCGGCAGCGACAGCTTCTTCTTCGCCCATGAGAGCAACAGCGCGGTGACGACGACGACGTGGACGACGTCGGTGTCCACGCCCAACAGCCACGTGGAGGAGTGGGGCAAGGCGTGCCTCATGGCGCGCGCGGGCACGGCGGCCAACGCGCGCTACTTCGCGGTGTGCCGCGCGTCGGACAACCACAAGCTGCGCATCCAGTACCGGACGGCGACGGGGGGAGCCTCCTCGTCCGCCGAGGTGGACATCGTCGCGCCGGACACGGTGGATCAGGAGAGCCTCACCTTCATCAGGCTCACCGTGCAGTATGACGGGACGCAGACCTGCGCGACGGGGCACGGCTCGCAGAACGGCTCCACGTGGATGTTCATCGGCAGCAAGTGCATCTCGGGGCTGCTGGGCAACCAGGGGCTGGCGGTCAGCTCGCACGGCAGCGGCCGGGTGAAGCTGCTCTTCAGCAACGTGAAGCGCGGCTCCACGCTCTACCGGGCCGCCAACTTCCCGAACAGGACCGCCATCGGCGGGGCGAGCTCCTCGCGCATCTTCGACGGCTTCTTCTGA
- a CDS encoding EF-hand domain-containing protein: protein MSGCDLTCGEGAADDCEICYAACNVSEGNCEQQCQQRFPSTATEAKATPPAPSKASPSPKSQLLVVHRFALVDKDRNGAISRGEFDAFVKDPSQAKCGGPARFEQLDANKDGQLTLDEVDSSGATYLREHQKEALASAQKLKPYLASLLKMLGAPKQQPSKK from the coding sequence ATGAGCGGCTGCGACCTGACCTGCGGCGAGGGCGCGGCCGATGACTGCGAGATCTGCTACGCGGCGTGCAACGTGTCGGAGGGGAACTGCGAACAGCAATGCCAGCAGAGGTTCCCCTCCACGGCCACGGAGGCGAAAGCCACTCCCCCTGCTCCCTCCAAAGCCTCGCCTTCCCCCAAGAGCCAGCTATTGGTGGTTCACCGCTTCGCGCTCGTCGACAAGGACAGGAATGGAGCGATTTCACGCGGCGAGTTCGACGCCTTCGTGAAGGACCCCTCACAGGCGAAGTGTGGTGGGCCTGCGCGCTTCGAGCAACTCGACGCCAACAAGGATGGCCAGTTGACGCTCGATGAAGTGGACAGCAGTGGCGCCACCTACCTTCGCGAGCACCAGAAGGAGGCCCTGGCAAGCGCCCAGAAGCTGAAGCCCTACCTTGCTAGCCTCTTGAAAATGCTCGGAGCCCCCAAACAGCAGCCGTCCAAGAAGTAG
- a CDS encoding DUF1552 domain-containing protein produces MKKSWELSRRTLLRGAGTLLALPVLEAMAPAVARAQAAGAPSPRRMAVFFVPNGMYPPEWYPATSGEGYALSPLLTPLAPFKSDVLVLSGLGNKPSHASSVDVGHVASTSTLLTGTSVADGPLRNGISMDQVAAAQLKQYTRFPSLELGTKSGTSFVLHNNISWSANSTPMPKEIRPDVLFDRLFEGMNSNQSNQQAEARRRRRLSVLDAVKEDATRLESRLGRQDRLRVDEYLTGVRELEQRVEQTRPVQCTPGAKPAEPTDVRDQVKLMLDMMVLAFQCDMTRVATFMYGEAVDDSSYDFLTVADDQGNRVPVSQGHHTLSHEIAPGSLSQRMYSAICKWEVEQFAYLLSKMKAVQEPDGTLLDNSVVMFASGIGESNLHDTLNMPVVLAGRGGGKIRPGRHVVYKDYTNFFTPGVPITKLFISMLGTVGVNVTKFGQDGDGPLPNLA; encoded by the coding sequence ATGAAGAAGTCCTGGGAGCTGTCTCGGCGAACGTTGCTGCGAGGAGCCGGCACGCTGCTGGCGCTGCCCGTGCTGGAGGCCATGGCCCCGGCGGTGGCCCGAGCCCAGGCGGCCGGAGCCCCCTCTCCGCGGCGGATGGCCGTCTTCTTCGTCCCCAATGGCATGTACCCGCCGGAGTGGTACCCGGCGACGAGCGGCGAGGGCTACGCGCTCAGCCCGCTGCTGACCCCGCTGGCGCCCTTCAAGAGCGACGTCCTGGTGCTCTCGGGCCTGGGGAACAAGCCGAGCCACGCGTCCTCGGTGGACGTGGGGCACGTGGCCTCCACCTCCACGCTGCTCACCGGCACCTCGGTGGCGGACGGGCCGCTGCGCAACGGCATCTCGATGGATCAGGTGGCCGCCGCCCAGCTCAAGCAGTACACGCGCTTCCCCTCGCTGGAGCTGGGGACGAAGAGCGGCACCTCGTTCGTGCTGCACAACAACATCTCGTGGAGCGCGAACTCCACGCCCATGCCCAAGGAGATCCGCCCGGACGTCCTCTTCGATCGGCTCTTCGAGGGGATGAACTCGAACCAGAGCAACCAGCAGGCCGAGGCTCGGCGGCGACGAAGGCTGAGCGTCCTGGACGCCGTGAAGGAGGACGCGACGCGGCTGGAGTCTCGGCTCGGGCGGCAGGATCGGCTCCGGGTGGACGAGTACCTGACGGGCGTGCGCGAGTTGGAGCAGCGGGTGGAGCAGACACGGCCGGTGCAGTGCACACCGGGCGCGAAGCCCGCGGAGCCGACGGACGTGCGCGATCAGGTGAAGTTGATGCTGGACATGATGGTGCTGGCCTTCCAGTGCGACATGACGCGGGTGGCCACCTTCATGTACGGCGAGGCGGTGGACGACAGCAGCTACGACTTCCTCACGGTGGCCGACGACCAGGGCAACCGGGTGCCGGTGAGCCAGGGCCACCACACGCTCAGCCATGAGATTGCTCCAGGCTCGCTGAGCCAGCGCATGTACAGCGCCATCTGCAAGTGGGAGGTGGAGCAGTTCGCCTACCTCCTCTCGAAGATGAAGGCGGTGCAGGAGCCGGACGGCACGCTGCTGGACAACTCGGTGGTGATGTTCGCCAGCGGCATTGGCGAGTCGAACCTGCACGACACGCTCAACATGCCGGTGGTGCTGGCGGGCCGGGGCGGCGGGAAGATCCGACCGGGGCGCCACGTGGTCTACAAGGACTACACCAACTTCTTCACGCCGGGTGTGCCCATCACCAAGCTCTTCATCTCCATGCTCGGCACCGTCGGGGTGAACGTGACGAAGTTCGGCCAGGACGGAGACGGTCCGCTGCCCAACCTCGCCTGA